A DNA window from Helianthus annuus cultivar XRQ/B chromosome 15, HanXRQr2.0-SUNRISE, whole genome shotgun sequence contains the following coding sequences:
- the LOC110937470 gene encoding uncharacterized mitochondrial protein AtMg00810-like, which yields MQQPFCSSSGYIKAVSNQSITPFPNITALSISFLFINLRYPLCSLNFGNELKRRINSSSKSHRRLKNVTHNLSFLSLGQSLAGALQYLTFTRPDITYAVQQVCMHMHAPCLDHWHALKRILRYVKGTSSFGITLGPSRVTSLVAYTDADWAGCPDTRRSTSGYCVYLGDNLISWSSKRQATVSRSSAEAEYRGVANVVAEIC from the exons ATGCAACAACCGTTTTGCAGTTCATCAGGTTATATAAAAGCAGTGTCAAATCAATCTATTACACCTTTTCCCAACATAACAGcactttcaatttcttttcttttcatcaATCTACGATATCCTCTATGCTCGCTGAACTTCGGCAATGAACTAAAACGGCGCATCAATAGCTCGTCAAAATCCCATAGGAGACTCAAGAACGTCACGCACAAtctctcttttctctctctcgGCCAAAG CTTAGCCGGAGCTCTCCAATATCTCACCTTTACACGACCTGACATCACCTATGCGGTTCAACAGGTGTGCATGCATATGCACGCACCATGTCTCGATCACTGGCATGCACTCAAGAGAATTTTAAGATATGTGAAGGGCACTTCATCGTTTGGTATTACACTCGGTCCTTCTCGTGTCACATCATTAGTGGCTTACACTGACGCTGATTGGGCTGGCTGCCCTGACACCAGGCGTTCTACTAGTGGCTACTGCGTCTATCTTGGTGATAATCTCATCTCATGGTCTTCCAAACGACAAGCCACTGTATCTCGCTCCAGTGCTGAGGCCGAATATAGAGGGGTGGCTAATGTTGTTGCTGAGATTTGCTAG